One Cicer arietinum cultivar CDC Frontier isolate Library 1 chromosome 8, Cicar.CDCFrontier_v2.0, whole genome shotgun sequence DNA segment encodes these proteins:
- the LOC101501773 gene encoding uncharacterized protein, giving the protein MDFKMLSRVLYANDVTIFYRVSDASLTALIMFFLDYDNASRKVTSNDKSKLYTRSIPPARASAFSTLLGFHSGQLPFIYLGVPIFKGKPHKVHLMPIGDRIKAKLLAWKGKILSINEKVVTIVWKKVFQPTENSGMGLHSIMAINSVGLLKLSWDFISSGTHWSKLMHSRVL; this is encoded by the exons ATGGACTTCAAGATGCTCAGTCGTGTTTTATATGCAAATGATGTTACAATTTTCTATCGCGTTAGTGACGCTAGTTTAACTGCTCTAATAATGTTTTTCCTTGATTACGATAATGCTTCTAGGAAAGTAACCAGTAATGATAAGTCTAAACTTTACACAAGATCTATACCTCCGGCTAGAGCTTCTGCATTTTCAACTCTTCTTGGATTTCATTCAGGCCAACTTCCCTTTATCTATTTAGGTGTTCCTATTTTCAAAGGAAAACCTCATAAGGTGCATCTAATGCCTATTGGTGATCGTATTAAAGCCAAACTTTTAGCTTGGAAAGGAAAAATTCTATCTATAAATG AAAAAGTGGTGACAATAGTTTGGAAAAAAGTTTTCCAACCCACTGAAAATAGTGGTATGGGTTTGCATTCTATAATGGCCATCAATAGTGTTGGGTTGTTGAAGCTTTCATGGGATTTTATATCTTCGGGAACTCATTGGTCTAAACTAATGCATAGTAGAGTTCTTTGA